A stretch of DNA from Ricinus communis isolate WT05 ecotype wild-type chromosome 4, ASM1957865v1, whole genome shotgun sequence:
AAGCCCTGGTTGATGCAATTGCTAGGCTTGAGGATGCCTCTGATGGTGAAAGCGGTAATAACTAATTGCACATAACCATGTTTATATTATACAGTCTTCAATAAAAGACACACCGCCCCTTCTGTTGTATCATCTAAttgtagtttttcttttttttctttttttggattttcagATTTAACCTGTAATAGTTGTGTACAATTTTACCAAGTATTGTTTCAATAGAGTGCAAGAGCATGGGCTTAAAATGGTTATCCAATCATACAGTtgcttctctctttttttttttttcttctattttattactaaaaccTCTTTCTAAAACACAAGTAAATAGATATTCTTCATACTAAGCATGAGTGGGATGCAATTAGTTAAACCATACAAATCTTGCTGCCATGTCGGGCTATAGAGTGTCTCCCGGGCCCATAACCCCCAGCCCCAGCTTCAGCTTCTGGTTGCTTTATTGATTTTCGGAAGGGTACGATTGTGTTTTTTATTCACTTATTTTGGATCAAAAGCAGATGAGGGAGAACATCCATTTTCCCATGGACAATCAATGGACCAAAATCTCATGGAGAAAGCTACCATATGATGAAAGATGGCAACGAGAGTTGGATCTCATGAACATCAAGATGATGGCGGCAGTGAGACATGACCTTTAAGCTTATCGCTGACAATTATCCTGATTGTGATTGTATCATAGGACTTGATTGATCCAAGGCTTCTAGATTATAATTAGTGAAAGATATAGTTGGGCATTACTGTAATTTTAGTTTCATTCGAGTGTTGGAAAATGCTTATGATGTAAATTATATTCATCTAGAGTGAATAACCTTTATACTGTCTAAAGATCTCTCTATCCCTTGCTTTCTTTGAAtggtttctctttttttcacTGCTGGCATTCTCGTTTCAATTACATCCTGCATATTAAGCAAACGTGAAAAATCAGCAAATCCACACCATCAGGCAAACTCAGACTACTTGAAAAGTCCTATAAAGATGCAATAAACGTGAGGATAAGGTTTGCCATCTGCGTATCATAAGCAGGGCCTTCCATTTGGAAGTGCCCTGCTCCTTCAATTAGATGTAGTTCAACTCGCTCTGCAGCAGAACTCAGCTTGTTCTTTAGCTGCTTCACACTGGTAAACCCATCTCGAGTTCCCATCACAAAGAGTTTCGGTTTTTGTGATCGTAAGATGGCTTTGTGATGTCGCCCAAAAAGGATCGATGCCGTCATGCCAAAAGGGTAACCCAGACTTACGTATCCAACAACTTCCTCAATCTCATCTACAGCAGAACCTGCAATTGGTGCACCTGTGTAACATATCCAAAAGTTCTTAACCACAGGATGCACGCTCCTTCAAGCTATTTTCATATCGTAGTATCATTGTAACATCAATTATtgtcatataaatttatagaatgTTGCTAGGGAACAACTTGATTGTAGCACCTAAAACACCTACCAAACAGTATATAGAGAACACCATTTGCTATATGCATTCGAGTTAGGTACctatgagaaaaaatatatatctgaATCTTGGCAACATAAGTAACCTAAGAGGAGTGATAAATTTAGACAGGAATGGCAAAAAAGGATTTAGTAGATCCTTTTGAAGAATGGAAAACTGATCCACATAGCCAACTCCAACTAGTTTAGGATTAAGACATAGTTGGACAGACATAGATTTTATAACAAACACTGCACACAACATAGCTTTCTATTCTTCTTTAGTTTTGCTAATCCATGCGAAAGCCATCAGATGTTTTATACCTGCTTGTCATCAAAATGATATGCATTTCTTTGATCCAATCCATAAGATCAGGTAATCTTTTATAAACTCCTTTTGTTATATAATGAACTTAACCTTTTTAAAcggaaaaggagaaaaggaaattttaCATGAAAAGCAAAACAGGAAAGAATGCAATATATAGaagattttcttctttattctgGAAAAATCTCAGCTATGTAAACGACACATCTAAAAGATAAGTTTTATTCAGAAAAACAGTATGATATTCAAGAAAATTCATGTCCAAGAATTAAACACGTCTCTCTGTTCAAACAAACTGTACCATCACCTAAACTCCATCAAGAATATCTAACTCAGAACATATAGAATACATGAATCAAAGAAGTCAAAAGATACCGAAAATGTAAAATCATTCAAGCATCTCAAACAATCAGAATTCCAAGAGTTGGATGCATTTAAAAAACTAGTTGTTAAACTCATTGGATCAACCTGACGTAAAGGCACAAACATTCaatttcatcttcttcttcacaaAAACTATCAACAACTTTGCAATCATATATCAGTGGAAATATAAGGTCCTATTCACTGCACCTAATCAGCCTTCTTTGACATCAAAAGCATGAAACCATTGTCACCCCAGATTAGTTGAGAAGCAGTTAAAGGTTTCACCTTTTTTTGATACAAATAACATGATGAGCAAgatacaaataaattaattaataaaacttaacagtaacatattcataaatggaATACCAATTTGACAGATCTAATAAATCATCAATTAAAAGCCATCAAACAGGtgtttaaaataatcatagatcaataaaattttcctaaaaaatgaaaataattgcAATTCATGAAGAAAAACACACCTGCAGAAGAACCCACCAACAAAATCCTGTCAGAAGTCAAATGATCAGAAACCCATCTGCAGACAGCAAAAACATCTTTAATTTCTGCAAAACCAGTGAGAGAAGCCCTTCCATTGGACCTACCAGCACCTCTCATATCAAAGGTCACTGCTCTATAACCTTTCTCAGCTAACCTAGCTGCTATTCCTCTCAAAAGAGCTTGACAACCACCCAAAATTGAATAAGGATGGACAAGAACAATCACCAAATTGTTTCTGATCTCATCTTCTTTAGGCTTGAATAGTCTTGTATGGAGCTTCACTCCATCACTAGTCTCTACAGTGGTAGACTCGACTGTACAGTttgacatttttctttttccctctttCACAAGAAGGgatgaaaagaaatagagcTCTCAAGCAATGGCAAAGATTGATGGATGAGAAAGATTTGTTAATTGTGGATGGACAAGTCTAAGACAAGTTTTATTAAAGGCCTGGGGTCATACAATTTTTAGTTGCCTATTCCCTGAGGATAATGGGGATGTTCTCCTGTCAAAAAAGAAGATGGGGAGATCCTTTTTTGTGCTTTTATCTTACTTAATCCACCGCTTTGCAGTGGAGAACTTatcatctaatattaaatCCAATATTAGACACTGAAATAGTTCAAATTCTTAATCtagtatttattatatttacataaaaCATGCCAAAGAAAATGTTTTAGAGCTTCCCTGCTAAATTAAATCctactaaatatatacttattattttattggttCATTTTTTTGCCATGTGACAAGtaaaatctatataaaaaatctaGCATATTTATTTGACTGAAACTAAAATGAGAATTCAGAgacaatagaaaaattatataattaatatgactATGATCGCACCTATAAGATAGACAGATTTCAGTGGAAATAAAAtctctaaaatattattatatttttagaagttgattaattttcatttattgttattattattttcagtttgTACAGAAATGGtttcatttgattttattttcatttgagttttctgttttttattttataaaatttagaaattaactAGAGAAGTACATATGAATTGATCTAATGGAGGTAAAGCATTTAGGTAGACAATATAAGTAGAATGCTTAattaagagagaaaagaaaaagttccctaaatcaataaaatattaaaaccataaagtTCTCTAATGGAACACTAATTGCACCTTCTCTATCTCTATCTCTACTGTCTTATTTACACAATTGCAATTTGTAATCTTGGGTTATCCTtttgatttctctttttctccaCCAGAAATCAACAGATACCTATTCTTCATCTGTCTTTAGGTTAAGCTAGCATTGGGCCCAACTACCCTAGCCCAAACAGCTATCCTCATCCTTGGGATGGAACCCATCAGAGGCCCATTGACCCAGAGATTGAGTGGCAAATAAATACTGAGGAATGGTTAGATTAGAtgaacaaatttattttccaatttCTGACATTCAAAATCCGATTTTTGCAAGTCTTGTTGATTCCATTACAAGCAACAATTTcgattttaactatttaaacCAATTCCTATTTTAATCAGCCTGCCAATGGAAAGTAGAAATGAAACCAttgctttttattattattatctttttcacaGCAAAGTGAAGTGATGAACCAAAATCTGTTATGTATATGCAATCCCCACCTCAAACATTCTTCTACAAGTGCAATCTcgatatctctttctttctttctttctttctttctttctctcctaTACTACTGGGTAGTGATACTCTAAATTTTTagtgaagaaataaaataacaaaaaaagaaaaaacctttTTAACAATAATATACATCATACAACAATCACCTCTTTGACCTCTTCCTTGTCCTCCCCACCTCAGAACCTCCATTCTCTCTTCCCCTCTTCCCTGTCCCACCACCCGATTCCCCTCTCTCCGCTTGTTTTCTTGGTGGCCTTCCAACTCCTCTCTTTCCTCTTCCATTCTCTCTTGCACCTCTTCCCCTCGAACTCCTCGTTACCCTTTCTGTCATTCCATCTATAATCTTTCCTctccttcttcctttctcCTCTTTTCCTTTGCTATCTTTTTTCTCGTCTTCCTCCGAAGaatcattatcattatcatcGTCGTAGTCCTCGTCATCATTCTCCGGGACTTCACTCGGTGAATTTTGCTTCATCCTTTTCAAGAAGCTAGCTGCTCCTTGCTTTTTCCTTGCGGTGCTTCCTTTCCCTTTCCTTTCCACCTTCATCTCCAAAGCGTCATGGGAACTAAGCTCATTACCACCATATTGGTGCTTTACCTCGCCATTCTTGTTGCTTGTATTACTGCTTCTATGATTGGAAATCGATCTATCTTTTGTCCTTTTCTTCCTTATACTTTTCTcttcaatcttaacaaatgaATCAATCTGTCTCTCATtcaactttattttctcttcaacctctctttctttcttatcaCCTTTTTTGATATCATTTTCGGGTATTGCTTTCTTTGAATTGCCCTTGCCACATACAACTATGGTGGAAGAAGATTTGTTGGGCTTTGAAAATGAAACTGCAGTTTGTTTTGGTTCAGGTTTTGCAGTGACAGGTTCAGTTTTAAGTTTTCGAAGCTTCTCTGTCATTTCCTTCTGAACTACTGCTCGGAGTTCACAAGCAGCAAGATTTTCTGGTGAGTTTTTCCTGAAGAAAATGATTGCATTGTTGAATAAAAGGAGGAGATCCCTGAAGAACTTTTGGATGCAAGAAGAATAAACCCCCTTATCAAGTCTAGATTGAATCGTTTGGAGATCAATGTGCTGTCTGATCAAGTTTTTGTACCTTTCTGATTCCTGCAAGACAAATAGAATGGTTGATAAATAGTATGCAAGCTATCTAAAAACAGCACTTCTACTGTTTACTTGCTGCTCTCCCGATGTGCGCACGTCAATAAATCTTCCTGCCAAGATACTGTTCGGACACACCCCCAGGGCACCACCCACCAAATGGACTTGGGCCGTAATTGCACGGAATTTGGTGTTAAAATCAAATGCCAACACCATTTCAGTGGAAAATAGTAGTTAATACACGTGGTCTTGAACCATTTAGTGAATTACGTTTTAGCGAATTCCcaatcaaaaatattaaaataaaaatatttagaagcAATTCATGCCgttgaataattaataaccaTAGTGTGGACGTGTCGTTTCGCATCCGCCTGACCGTGAGAGAATTGCCGCGTTAggcaattaattttttctttttcttaaatgtGTTTAAGCATGTTCccgaaacaaataaaaaaagccACATTCTCTGTCAATCGCTCACTGCCACGAGTCATGACATATAAATATTGGCCGTCAAAgccattttccatttttcagGAAGCTACACGTATACACCACACAGCTAGAGTTCCTATTTCTTCCTTCCTTCTATATTaactgaatttttaaaattttatttgattaaatttataatcaaaattacttttaaaaaaaaaatcattggAAAGAATTAAactatctttttataaatatttctaaaatttattataatcttttatagacttataaaattttaacaataaaatggataaatgaatatgataaagaattattacttttatttggaaaaagattaattaatataaaatacagagagtaatttaatttagacgGTCCAAAGGAATTCCATTTCCACATATACTTCCATAAGGTAAATGTTCTCTATGACACccatttagaaattcttgtttcttcttttggtGACAGACCATTCAGGAATTCTACTAAACCATTAATTAGCACTAGATTAATTATGACAAACAAcaataataggagaaaaatcaACTACGATCAAAATATAGCAACCAAATCTGTAAAGGGCGCAACTACATATTGATAAAATGGCGACTCATTTTACGGAAATGGCCACTAATTGGGTGCATGGTCCTCAATGATGGGCTAGTCTTCGAAGAGCAGTGAagtgattaaaaaaataattactaaagaaagagagaaacgaataaaaatatcatctCATAGCAAGTTCTTTTTCAAAACATAGAGACTAGTTATTGCCAGCTTCTTGTTAGTTGGCCAACGGTTTGAGAAACGCTTCACCGAAAAGCCACGCCAAAGGCGCAAGAAATTTCGAATCAgagtttcattttttttttattttttttttatcttccaacgaaaaagaaaacaaaagtcCGGGAAGCGTATGTTAGCGTGGCATGTTTAAATAGAGATATCAGTCAATATTTTGTGTATGTTGGCCCAAGTGGATGATCgaatattaattgtttatttttcctcAGAAATAGATAAACCCAGAGCCCAACAAGTGCAGCAAACATTCTAGCCTTAGGAATAgaaagaattctttttttttaaataaaaataaagaaacggCTAAGGAGTGTATAGGGTTTTATCTTTAACCGTACGCGAAATgatcatgttgttttctaaactCTAACTTAGACCCCACAAAGCCCCCTTCATATTCATTTCTGccaaaattagataaaatgcATAGCAGCTCAAAAGCTAACGTATATTCATTCACAAAGGACCACGGCAGCGAGCTTTCCTAACAAATTACTAATATACCCTTCTCTCCTGTAAGAGTTTTTCTTCTCTCTGAGACGAAGATCGATATTGCCGCTTCCCGTTATTTTATATGACTTTTAtggctttttctttaattttaatttcttaactaAAACGACATTCcataaaagtaaacaaatACCTGGCTTCGAAGCCGCCGCTCAAACGTCGAGCCAAGCCGATGAGACCGAATAATCCCAAGGAGCTTAACCAACGGTTCAGATTTGACGGCGGGAGAAACTTCATCACCACCTTCAGGCTCTTCTCCACTGCTACTCCCAACTCTGTCGCCACCCCCACTGCTACCACGccgtttctttttattctgtGATAAACTTATTGAGCTTTGCACGTCACTGTTATTTTGCTTCTCCTTCTCTTTGTCTCTCTCTTCCCGCTTAGACTCCCCGACCGACTCGCCCACCTCATTTGACTCGCCACCGAATCCACCAGTAGTCTGACTCGTCTTTATTTCACTTTCCTTTTTAACCATTGCCAATGGCTTTTTATCATTACCGTTTTTGTGGGACCCTCCCGGGTCGGATCCTGAAGGAACCGGATCttgttcatttttattttccgaGTCGTTTggttttactttaattttctgCTGCCTATCTACATCGTCGTTTTGCTGCCTTACCATTGTCGTTTCTGCTTTTTGTTGACCTGTAGAATTGGACTCGTTGAATGATCGACTGTCGCGCTCGTCGACGGAGTCATCACCGCCGGCGGTGGAGTTTCCGGCAATGGAAAATTTTCTCTCACTGATCAGATCTGCCTCCTCCTTGAAACTTcgctctctctcttcctctaaTCTCTTAACCTTCAATTCAAGCGACCTGCCATAATAACAAAAGAGTTATCAGATCTCAAAAGAGCTGCCAGCAATTTACGAATAATCGGATCTTTAGAAAGAAGCTTTGAGGATTACACGATCGATACATCACGTCGTTGAACCTCACGTCTAAGCTCTTCAACACGAATCTTGCGGAGTTGATCGATGATAGAGGATGTGTCGTTTTGAGACATGAAGCGTCGTTTAAGATCATTGTACTTATCTTTACAGTTTTGAGAAGTAAGAGAAGGGAGAGTAGAAGTTCTGTTCTGTACTTCCATGGCGATTGAGTCCCAACTCTTGGTGCCGTGACGGTTAACGGCGCAGGCTAGTAATAACTCCTCTAACGTACCCCATGGTTGCACGCTCGTTTCTTGGTGGTGATGTTGCCTAGCCATATGAAATCTTTTCTCATCTCGTCTCATGTCATCAtgattattgttattattattattatgtttcgTTTAAAGCTTAAAGTTCAATTTTTTGTGTACTatgaaatataagaaaaggaaaattagggtttgagtTTGCCGTATTGATTTGTTTGGGTTTTCttccttcttgcttttatatatttattctgTTCTGTGATGGACGACGACGAtggttttaagtttttaacTTTTCATTTCTGTGTGTGTTTTAGTGTTTCTTGGCGGGTTTGGGTTTGGTTTCCTCTGAGTGCTTTGAGAGTTTTGGGCTTTTCGATTGATTTTTAACTAACGATTTGGTTTCGATTGTTGGGTTTATTATTTTCCCTCTCCTTTGGATTCTATGAGCAgaagaatatataatagaatGTGGTTTTCCGAAAATGTCCTTTGCAGAgaatatttttacaattacACGTggttttaagagaaaaagggTTGGTGGCAGCATTGTAAAGGGCTTAGAAAATGGGCACCCACAAACCTCGTTCAAAACAAATGCTGCCCCTGATTATGGTTTTGAAATTGATTCTAGTCGCTTATGCAGAGATTGCAAGGACGttattactttaattataaaattaaatatataaaattaaatattattatatatttatttatattctaaaaataaattaaattatatatttttaactttttaattcttatattttaaaagtttatagtATATTgacatttaaattattataaaaatatttattaactaattttaatattatataaattactactattaatataatctgtatttttaaaattaaaaattattatataattaaatagttaattttgatagtaaatataatatctaaaattattatttaattataaaattagtttattaattaatataatattaaaataaaattaatatgctgtttttaatataatcaatgtctaaatattactaattgttatttaatttataaaattatacataaactttAATTTCATGTGTAAAAGTAAgtacatatatcaaaataaaaataaaatatacatgtcaaaataaaaattatatgttaaaaaacaggacacatattaaaaaaattaggtcacaaaattaatatatattgatgTTTATTCGTATGTTGCatagttgttattattatttgaattataaaatcaagttgatagatacaacttataagaattatatatatatatatatatatatatatatatatatatatatattatttactaatttcagtattttataaatccatactatcaatataatttatattatttcttttatgattaaaaaattatttattattaaatataatataataaataagattcttaagatttttttttagaatctaaattattatttaattataaaactaatttattaagaaatataa
This window harbors:
- the LOC8272649 gene encoding glutamic acid-rich protein is translated as MRRDEKRFHMARQHHHQETSVQPWGTLEELLLACAVNRHGTKSWDSIAMEVQNRTSTLPSLTSQNCKDKYNDLKRRFMSQNDTSSIIDQLRKIRVEELRREVQRRDVSIVSLELKVKRLEEERERSFKEEADLISERKFSIAGNSTAGGDDSVDERDSRSFNESNSTGQQKAETTMVRQQNDDVDRQQKIKVKPNDSENKNEQDPVPSGSDPGGSHKNGNDKKPLAMVKKESEIKTSQTTGGFGGESNEVGESVGESKREERDKEKEKQNNSDVQSSISLSQNKKKRRGSSGGGDRVGSSSGEEPEGGDEVSPAVKSEPLVKLLGIIRSHRLGSTFERRLRSQESERYKNLIRQHIDLQTIQSRLDKGVYSSCIQKFFRDLLLLFNNAIIFFRKNSPENLAACELRAVVQKEMTEKLRKLKTEPVTAKPEPKQTAVSFSKPNKSSSTIVVCGKGNSKKAIPENDIKKGDKKEREVEEKIKLNERQIDSFVKIEEKSIRKKRTKDRSISNHRSSNTSNKNGEVKHQYGGNELSSHDALEMKVERKGKGSTARKKQGAASFLKRMKQNSPSEVPENDDEDYDDDNDNDSSEEDEKKDSKGKEEKGRRRGKIIDGMTERVTRSSRGRGARENGRGKRGVGRPPRKQAERGESGGGTGKRGRENGGSEVGRTRKRSKR
- the LOC8272650 gene encoding uncharacterized protein LOC8272650 isoform X2, with the translated sequence MSNCTVESTTVETSDGVKLHTRLFKPKEDEIRNNLVIVLVHPYSILGGCQALLRGIAARLAEKGYRAVTFDMRGAGRSNGRASLTGFAEIKDVFAVCRWVSDHLTSDRILLVGSSAGSAVDEIEEVVGYVSLGYPFGMTASILFGRHHKAILRSQKPKLFVMGTRDGFTSVKQLKNKLSSAAERVELHLIEGAGHFQMEGPAYDTQMANLILTFIASL
- the LOC8272650 gene encoding uncharacterized protein LOC8272650 isoform X1 — translated: MSNCTVESTTVETSDGVKLHTRLFKPKEDEIRNNLVIVLVHPYSILGGCQALLRGIAARLAEKGYRAVTFDMRGAGRSNGRASLTGFAEIKDVFAVCRWVSDHLTSDRILLVGSSAGAPIAGSAVDEIEEVVGYVSLGYPFGMTASILFGRHHKAILRSQKPKLFVMGTRDGFTSVKQLKNKLSSAAERVELHLIEGAGHFQMEGPAYDTQMANLILTFIASL